The bacterium genome contains a region encoding:
- the glyA gene encoding serine hydroxymethyltransferase, translating to MEIVKEVDPEIYEAIMNEEHRQLEKLELIASENFVSEAVRQAQSCVMTHKYAEGIPGKRYYGGCEFVDVAERLARSRAMSLFGADYANVQPHSGAQANMAVYMAVMKPGDKMLGLSLTCGGHLTHGSPVNFSGKLYNVVPYGVNRQTEQIDFDEVERLALEHRPKLIEVGGSAYPRTLDFARFREIADEVGAVVMADIAHIAGLVVAGEHPSPVPHCQFITTTTHKTLRGPRGGIILCTKSDRKLINRSVFPGVQGGPLMHVIASKAVALKEAATDSYREYIGQVVKNATSLAKTLMDRGYRLVSGGTDTHLMLVDVSAKGMTGKDAEEWLDKANITCNKNTVPFETESPFITSGIRLGTPALTTRGMKEPEMEKVGEFIADVLDSRGDEGVVARVGKQVKELTSGFPLYAH from the coding sequence ATGGAGATTGTCAAAGAGGTCGATCCAGAGATTTACGAGGCGATAATGAACGAGGAGCATCGTCAGCTCGAGAAGCTGGAACTGATCGCGTCGGAGAACTTCGTATCCGAGGCTGTTCGGCAGGCGCAGAGCTGTGTGATGACGCACAAGTATGCGGAGGGCATTCCGGGCAAGAGGTATTATGGGGGGTGCGAGTTTGTCGATGTTGCCGAGCGGCTCGCGAGGTCACGCGCGATGAGCTTGTTTGGTGCGGACTACGCCAACGTGCAGCCTCATTCAGGCGCTCAGGCGAACATGGCGGTATACATGGCGGTGATGAAGCCGGGCGACAAAATGCTCGGGCTGTCGCTCACCTGCGGCGGGCATCTGACGCACGGCAGCCCGGTCAATTTCTCCGGGAAGCTCTATAACGTCGTTCCCTATGGCGTGAATCGGCAGACTGAGCAGATCGATTTCGATGAGGTCGAGAGGCTGGCACTCGAGCACAGGCCGAAGCTGATCGAGGTTGGCGGCAGCGCCTATCCGAGGACACTGGATTTCGCCAGGTTCAGAGAGATAGCGGACGAGGTCGGCGCCGTTGTCATGGCGGACATTGCGCACATCGCGGGCCTGGTTGTTGCTGGGGAGCATCCGAGCCCCGTTCCACACTGCCAGTTCATTACGACAACGACACACAAGACGCTTCGTGGCCCGCGCGGTGGGATCATTCTGTGTACCAAGTCCGACCGGAAGCTGATCAACAGGAGCGTATTTCCGGGGGTGCAGGGCGGGCCTCTGATGCACGTCATTGCATCGAAAGCGGTTGCGCTCAAGGAGGCGGCGACCGACAGTTACAGAGAATACATCGGTCAGGTTGTGAAGAACGCGACGTCGCTGGCCAAGACGCTCATGGATAGGGGGTATCGGCTTGTTTCTGGGGGCACGGACACGCACCTGATGCTGGTCGATGTGAGCGCGAAGGGTATGACCGGCAAGGATGCGGAGGAGTGGCTGGACAAGGCGAACATTACCTGTAACAAGAACACGGTCCCGTTCGAGACGGAAAGCCCGTTCATAACCAGCGGGATCAGGCTCGGAACGCCGGCGCTCACAACACGCGGGATGAAAGAGCCAGAGATGGAAAAGGTGGGAGAATTCATTGCCGATGTGCTTGACAGCCGCGGCGACGAGGGCGTCGTGGCGCGGGTTGGCAAGCAAGTCAAGGAGCTCACGTCGGGCTTCCCGCTTTATGCGCACTAG
- a CDS encoding DNA methyltransferase, translating into MSDKNILYYGDNLEVLRLHIKDESVDLIYLDPPFKSNQDYNVLFAERNGARSRAQIKAFDDTWFWGEEAAESYQDIVEAGGKVSEAMQAFRKLLGHNDMMAYLAIMAPRLVELNRVLKPTGSIYLHCDPTASHYLKLLMDAVFTRNFRNEIVWHYRRWTAASKTFQKMHDVLLWYSKTRTWVYNKLMQPFSEKTAIATFKRKVEGGRAIQDKTRLMDRDPSKGVAMHDVWDIPYVHPVAKERLGYPTQKPEALLERIIRASSNECNVVLDPFCGCGTTITVAQKLNRRWIGIDVTHLAVTLIKHRLQDTFGEKIKDTYDIVGEPVSISGAMELAKQDPYQFQWWALGLVGARPAEQKKGADEGIDGRLYFHDEGKGRETKQIIFSVKAGHVGVSHIRDLRGVMERENAEMGVLITMQPPTKPMQREAARAEFYHSPGWNKRYPRIQVLSVEELIGGKGVNYPPSKHVNVTFKKAPKAKPNSDCNSSDLFN; encoded by the coding sequence GGCTACACATCAAGGATGAGTCGGTCGATCTCATCTACCTCGATCCACCCTTCAAGAGCAACCAGGATTACAATGTCTTGTTCGCCGAGAGAAATGGGGCTCGCTCGAGGGCTCAGATCAAGGCGTTTGATGACACCTGGTTCTGGGGCGAGGAGGCGGCAGAATCTTATCAGGACATTGTCGAGGCGGGGGGAAAGGTCTCTGAGGCGATGCAGGCCTTCCGAAAGCTGCTCGGCCATAACGACATGATGGCCTACCTCGCCATTATGGCGCCGCGACTGGTGGAGCTAAATCGGGTTCTGAAACCGACCGGCAGCATTTATTTGCACTGCGACCCCACGGCAAGCCACTACCTGAAGCTGCTCATGGATGCGGTATTCACACGTAATTTCCGCAATGAGATCGTTTGGCATTACCGGAGGTGGACCGCTGCCTCGAAGACCTTTCAAAAAATGCATGACGTTTTGCTCTGGTACAGTAAGACCAGGACTTGGGTTTACAACAAACTAATGCAACCATTCTCTGAAAAAACTGCAATTGCTACCTTCAAACGCAAAGTAGAGGGAGGCCGCGCTATCCAGGACAAGACCCGGCTAATGGACCGTGACCCAAGCAAAGGCGTGGCTATGCACGATGTATGGGACATCCCATACGTACATCCTGTGGCGAAGGAGCGTTTGGGCTATCCTACGCAGAAGCCGGAGGCTCTTCTGGAGCGGATTATCAGAGCCAGCAGCAACGAGTGTAACGTTGTTCTCGACCCATTCTGTGGCTGCGGGACGACCATTACTGTAGCGCAGAAACTCAATCGGCGCTGGATCGGGATCGACGTAACGCACTTGGCAGTGACGCTTATTAAGCATCGTCTTCAAGACACATTTGGGGAGAAGATCAAGGACACTTACGACATCGTTGGCGAGCCAGTATCCATTTCTGGGGCGATGGAGCTTGCCAAGCAGGACCCGTATCAGTTCCAGTGGTGGGCGTTGGGTCTGGTAGGGGCAAGGCCTGCGGAGCAGAAGAAAGGAGCGGACGAGGGGATAGACGGGCGACTCTACTTCCACGACGAGGGCAAGGGCCGCGAGACAAAGCAGATAATCTTCTCGGTGAAGGCGGGCCACGTAGGTGTTTCGCACATTCGGGACCTGAGGGGCGTCATGGAACGCGAGAATGCCGAGATGGGCGTCCTGATAACCATGCAGCCGCCCACAAAGCCCATGCAAAGGGAGGCCGCAAGAGCGGAGTTTTATCATTCTCCGGGCTGGAACAAGCGCTATCCCCGCATCCAGGTCCTCTCGGTCGAGGAGCTCATTGGCGGCAAGGGCGTCAACTACCCCCCATCAAAGCACGTGAATGTAACATTCAAGAAGGCTCCGAAGGCCAAGCCAAACAGCGACTGCAATTCGAGCGATCTATTCAACTGA